The sequence GGCCTCATCACCATAAACAGACGTACTGCTGGCCAAGACCACCTGACGCAGCCGACGGTTAGCCTGCATCCAGCCAATCAGCCGCATCACATCGGCCGCATAGTTGGCGCTGCTCGAAGGCGGCAGCAAACACACCAGCGATTCTGCCATCAACAGCGCGGGCTGCGCCGCCGCATTGGGCACATCTGCTGTCACATCGAAAGAATAAAAGCCTTCTTCAGCCTCACTCGGCGCTCGCCGACGGCTGCCGGCCACCGACCAGCCCTGCTGGCGTAAAGCGTGCGCTAACGGCTGGCCCAAAAAGCCTAGCCCAAGAACAAAAACCGCTGCTGCCATACCTTTAATACTCCCAAAAAAAGGCTGTCTGACGTAATGCAGACAGCCTGTTGAACGCTTCAGCCTTACACGTTGGCGTGTTCGGTCGGTGGGTTTACCCATTTGGGCGCATACACCGGCGCATAGGCCGCCATCTGACGCAGCAGCTCATCGGCCTGATCGGACACGCACATCAAACTTAGGTTGGCTTCTGGCATAAAACGCTCGGCCACGGCGGTTTGAATACACTGTAGCATCGGCTCAAAAAAACCAGCTACGTTCAATAAGCCTGTAGGCTTACTGTGTAAGCGTAGCTGCGCCGCCGACAGCACTTCAAACAGCTCTTCAAACGTCCCTAAACCACCGGGCATGGCAATGTAGCCATCGGCCAATTCCATCATTTTGACTTTACGGCTGGCCATATCCGGCGTTTCAATCAACTCGGTTAAGCCTGGATGCCCCATTTCTTTATTTTTCAAAAATGTGGGGATCACGCCGATGGCTTGGCCACCCGCGGCCAATACCGCATCAGCCACCGTGCCCATTAGGCCAATGGAGCCGCCGCCATACACCAAAGTAATGCCCTGCTTGGCCATCGCCGTACCTAAGGCTTCTGCACCTTGTTTAAACAAAGGATTATCACCGTAATTCGAACCACAATAAACTGCTAAACTTTTCATTATAAAACCGCCACGGGGTAAGACCCAATTTGTTTGATAAAGGCTGCTCGATTCGCCAACTCGGCTAAAGCAGCGCGCACGCCATTGTCTTCCTGATGGCCCTCAATGTCGATAAAGAACACGTATTCCCATAGGCCAGCGCGCGAAGGACGGCTTTCCAACTTAGTCATCGATACACCAAAATCAGCAAACGGCTGTAGCATGGTGTGGACGGCGCCAGGCTGGTTCGGCGCCGACACGATCAACGAGGTTTTGTCTAAGCCCGTGCTGTTGGTAAGCTGATGGCCCAACACCAAGAAACGGGTGGTGTTATTGGGCTCGTCTTCAATATTGGTCGCCACTTTTAATAAGTCGTAGCGTTCGGCTGCTGCCTGAGAGGCAATCGCTACCGCACTGCTTTCTTGCGCGGCCAAGCGCGCGGCTTCAGCATTACTGGACACGGAAATACGTTCCACCGTATCGGGCAGGTTTTTGCTCAGCCAGTCATGGCACTGTGCCAAGGCTTGGGCGTGGGCATACACTTTAGTCACCCCTACTAAACCCTCGGTTTGGCGCAATAACTGATGATGAATGCGCAAAACAACTTCACCGCAGGCCTGTAGCGGCGAAGACACCAATAGATCTAGCGTACGCCCTACGGCACCTTCGGTTGAGTTTTCAATCGGCGCCACCACATAGTCGGCCTGACGCGCCTCTACCAAGCGGAAACACTCGTCAATAGTGGCACAGGCCTGGGTATGGGCTGCGTGGCCAAAATGCTTGGTCGCAGCCAATTGGCTAAAGGTGCCCTCGGGGCCTAAATAGGTAATCGTCAATGGCCGCTCAATGGCCAAGCATTCGCTCATGATTTCGCGGAACAATCGCGCCACGGCCTCATCCGGTAAAGGCCCTGGGTTAATGGCCTTAATGCGGCGCAATACTTCTGCCTCACGTTCGGGACGATACACCACGCCGCTGCCTTTTAACACACCGATGGCTTGGGCGTGCCCAGCACGTTCGTTCAATAATTTCACAATGGTCTGATCGATTTGATCAATCGCCGCGCGATGGGGCGCTAATTGTTCATCCACTGACATAGCCTATTCCTTTATCTTTATTATGAGTTGTGACGCCATCGGCGCAGGGGTAATTGATGCATGCTTATACCGCCAATAGTTGTTGAATCGCCGCACGCAGGCGCTTCATCGCCTCAATACGGTCTTCATCGGTTAACAATAGGCTAGGCGCCAAGCGCAGCACGTTGCTGCCGGCTTTTAACACCATCAAGCCTTGAGCCAAAGCGGCCTGGCTGATGTCGCCCAAGCGCGCCGCGTAAGCCTCACTCAACACACAGCCAATCAAAAGGCCTTGGCCACGCACTTCAGAAAACACGCCGGTATCGCTGCCGATGGCGCGTAAATCAGCCATCAAAGCCTCGCTTTGCTTGGCCACATTGGCCATGGTTGCTTGACTATTGATGATGTGAAAGGCAGCCAAGCCCACGGCACAGGCCAAAGGATTGCCGCCAAACGTCGTGCCGTGAGAGCCGGCGCTCAGGCTAGGCGCGACTTTATCGGTGGTCAACATCGCCGCCAACGGAAAACCTGAGCCCAGCGCTTTAGCCGTGCTTAAAATATCCGGCATGATGCCATATGCTTCATAGGCATAAAGTGCGCCGGTACGGCCCATACCGGTTTGTACTTCATCCAGCACCAATAAGGCATTGTGCTCATCGCACAGGTCACGTGCCGCCTGCATAAATGCTTGTGATGCAGGCAATACGCCACTTTCGCCCTGAATCGGCTCAATCACGATGGCGCAGGTTTTGCTGCTGACGGCAGCCTTAAGTGCGGCCACATCGTTAAAATCAATGTGCTTAATGCCGCCAGGCAAGGGCGCAAAACCTTCTTGATACTTAGGCTGACCGCCCACGCTCACGGTGAATAGGGTGCGGCCATGAAAGCCATTCACGCAGGCAATGATCTCGTTCTTTTCCGGACCAAAATGATCAAACGCGTATTTACGCGCCAGCTTAAAGGCCGCTTCGTTGGCTTCAGCACCAGAGTTGGCAAAAAACACCTTGTCTGCAAACGTGTGCTCGACCAAGGCTTGGGCCAAAGCCTGAGCCGGTTCTGTGGTATAAATATTCGACACGTGCCAAAGCTTGTGTGCCTGAGTGGTTAAGGCTTCAATCAAAGCTGGGTGAGCATGACCTAGGGCGTTCACCGCAATGCCACCGGCCAAATCAAGATATTCTCGACCTTCGGTGTCCCAAACTCGACTGCCCACGCCGCGATCAGGCACCATGGGGGCAAAAGAAAAATTCGGGGTCAAATAATTATTCATGCTGTTCTCTTTAGTCTATACGGTTATATTAGTCAAAATGTCCATACCACAACGCCGCTGGCGGCTGTCCTCGTCAGATGAAGGCGCGAATCAGAACCTTAAATCATACAAGAAAATCAGCACAAAAACGATCATAAAGCCACACAAATCACACTTTATGCTTTTTATTCTTGCATAATCTCCTATATCGGCTAAGAATAAGCGTAATCCTTCGCATCTTGTGTGTGTTCCACAAAAAAAACACACTAAGGAACCAATTCCCCAAACGGGCGTCCTTAATAAGTTGTCCCCCTTTTCTCTGGGCTAGGGGTGTAAAAAACGGTAAAATAATAGGATTATTCTAGCCAATCGCTTTTCAACCTATTAGTATGATGATGTTATGCCGGTTATTTTTAAGATGGTGATCCTTTTTCGGCATCTTAAAAATAACGCAGGGCCTGACACCAATCGGGCCGTCATGGTTAAGCGCCGCGTCAATGCGCTTAACAACCAACCCAGGTGATGACCACCACCGCCTGCTCCTGCTGCCTTTTAACGCTGAGCAAACGTGTGTGTGGATCCCTCCTCTAACTATGGGCATACCAATGACTCGATCACTTTTGCAGTACAGCACCAAAGTGTGCTCGACCTTATTACTGGGACTAAGCCTATCTTTAAGCGTGCCGGCCTTGGCCGACACCACCGATGATGACTTAGACCTTTTGGGTCAATTTCTTGAAAAAAACTTTGAGGCCAATCCATCAACCGATCGGATTGCGGAGCTCCTCGATCCCAATTACAGCAGCAACAGCGCCATTTCTAACCTAGCCCTGCATTCACGTGCGGCCTTGGTAATGAACAGCAAAACTGGCGAAGTGCTGTATGAAAAAAACGCCACTCAGGTGATGCCGATTGCGTCGATCTCCAAGCTGGTGACGTCTTTAGTGTTTCTGGACGCCAAAGTCGACATGAACACCCCCATCACCATTACCGACGCCGAAATTGACCGCGTCAAAGGCACCTCTAGCCGCTTGGCCATTGGCACCACCTTACCGCGCTCTGAACTCTTGCATTTGGCCTTGATGAGCAGTGAAAACCGCGCCTCACACGCCCTAGCCCGCACCACCTTTGACGGCGGCCTGCCTGAGTTCATCCAAAAAATGAATCAAAAAGTCCGCTCTTTAGGTATGTACAACACCGTTTTCTATGATCCAACCGGCCTAGATAAACGCAACGTGTCTACGGCAGCCGATTTAGCCCTACTGGTCAAGCACGCCTATAACTACCCCGCCATTCGCTTTAACAGCACCGACACCAAAGGCGTGGTTCAAGCCGCCAATGGCCGCACGCTGAACTACGCCAACAGCAACGCCCTAGTGCGCGAAGGGGTGTGGAAAATCGATCTGCAAAAAACCGGCTACATCCGTGAGTCTGGCCGAGGCATGGTGTTGCACGCCAATGTCTCCAATCAGCCATTGATCATTGTATTGCTGAACTCGTCCACTTCGGCCACCCGCGTCACCGACGCCAAAGCCATTCAGTCTTGGGTCAGCCAACAAAAAAGCCTCTAGGCCTGTGTAAGCTCACGCTTAAAACACCCCGCCCTCTTTGGCGGGGTGTTTTTTTATGCCCCTCTTGTCTTCAAGCCAATGGCATTACATGAAAATCTTGCATCTATCTCATCGAATCATTTCAAGCATAACAATCGAAAATACATTTACAATAAACTCAGACTATTAATTCATCAGGAGCCCAGCATGAACATGAACCGTCACATCCGTACCGTTTTGACCGCCCAGCCTGCCGAAGATGGCGCAGGCGTCAAACTACAGCGCGTGTTCTCCAGCCAAGCCTATGTCCACACCAACCCCTTCGTCATGCTAGACGAGTTTGGCTCAGACGTGGCCAACGACTACATCGCTGGTTTTCCCGCCCACCCTCACCGTGGCTTCGACACCATCACCTTTATGCTCAACGGCAGCATGACTCATGAAGACAGCACCGGCAATAAGGGCGTGATCACCGACCATGGCGTACAGTGGATGCGCACCGGGCGCGGCATCGTCCACAGCAAAATGCCGGCCCAAACCGAAGGCCAAATGCGCGGCATGCAGTTTTGGCTCAACGTGCCTAAAGTGGATAAAACGTTAGCACCTGACTATGTGGGCTACACCACAGAACACACCCAAACCACAGCTGGCAACAGCGTACGCGTCATCGCCGGTGAATTCGCCGGCCAAAAAACCCCGTTTACGCCCACCCACACACGGCCAGGCATGTATTTTGTTCAATTCGACCACGCCACCACTGAGCGTTTTACCCTGCCCGAACACGACACGGCCTTGGTTTATGTCTTGAGTGGCGAAGTACGCATCGGTGAGCACACCCTCAAGGCTCAGCGCCTGGGCGTACTCAGTAGCGGTACCGAGCTCACCCTAGAAGCCAGCCCAAATGCCGAAGTCATGGTGTTTCACGGTGCGCGCATTGATGAACCCATGGTGCAATACGGCCCATTTGTGATGAATACCGAAGCCGAGATTTATCAAGCATTTGAAGATTTTCAAGCCGGGCGCTTCAACTAAGCGGCCACAGAGCCCGAAGCGCTTTTTCCCCACCCACATTGAAGAAAGCAGCATCCATGCAGCGCATTTTAAATCGTACCCTTTTAGCCCTCTGCCTCGCCGGCAGCCTCAACGCTTACGCCCACCCCCCTAGCCCCACGCACGCCAGCGCTGGCGCTCAACAGGTTGGGGTCAGCCCCTGGGGGCCTCAGGATGAGCTGGGTCGACTCAACCTGATCACCGCCGAGTCGCGGGCCCGCATCATGAGCCAAGTCGACGCCAGAAAAGTCTATGACTTAGCCACCGATTATTATTTAGGCATGCCTAGCTGGCAGGCTGCGGGCGACCCTCACTACCAGTTTTGGATGACGCACACGCCACGCGGCACCGTGGTAGATGACCCGATGGGTGTCGGTAGCGACATGAACCAAACCCGTAGCTACACCGGTACGGCTTTTTCCATGTACAGCCACACCGGCACCCACATCGATGCCCTCAACCACTTTGGCATCGGCGGTAAGATTTACAATGGCTTCAGTGCTGATGAGCATTTAGGCGACCGCGGCTGGAAGGTCACCGGCATTGAAAAATTCCCGCCCTTGGTGGCGCGTGGTGTGTTGATTGACGTGGCCGCCAGCAAGGGGTTAAAGATGCTGCCCGACGAATACCGCATCACCCGTAAAGACATACAGGCGGCGCTAAAAAAACAGGGGGTTAGCCTCAAAACCGGCGACATCGTGTTGATTCGCACCGGCCGCATGAGCCTCTACGACAACCCTCAGGCCTATATGAACAAGCCTCCGGGCATGGGATTAGATGCAGCGCGCTATCTGGTTGAGGAAGGCGGTGCCATGATTTTAGGGGCAGACAACTTAAGCTTTGAAGCCTTTCCCTCGGAGATGGCGGATGACTATGTGCCGCTGCATACTTATCTACTGGCTCAGCAAGGCGTACCCATCATCGAGCTGGTTGACCTAGACGAACTGGCCAAAGATGGCGTGTACGAATTCGCCTTCGTCGGTGG comes from Neisseriaceae bacterium CLB008 and encodes:
- a CDS encoding TIGR00730 family Rossman fold protein, encoding MKSLAVYCGSNYGDNPLFKQGAEALGTAMAKQGITLVYGGGSIGLMGTVADAVLAAGGQAIGVIPTFLKNKEMGHPGLTELIETPDMASRKVKMMELADGYIAMPGGLGTFEELFEVLSAAQLRLHSKPTGLLNVAGFFEPMLQCIQTAVAERFMPEANLSLMCVSDQADELLRQMAAYAPVYAPKWVNPPTEHANV
- the pheA gene encoding prephenate dehydratase, which translates into the protein MSVDEQLAPHRAAIDQIDQTIVKLLNERAGHAQAIGVLKGSGVVYRPEREAEVLRRIKAINPGPLPDEAVARLFREIMSECLAIERPLTITYLGPEGTFSQLAATKHFGHAAHTQACATIDECFRLVEARQADYVVAPIENSTEGAVGRTLDLLVSSPLQACGEVVLRIHHQLLRQTEGLVGVTKVYAHAQALAQCHDWLSKNLPDTVERISVSSNAEAARLAAQESSAVAIASQAAAERYDLLKVATNIEDEPNNTTRFLVLGHQLTNSTGLDKTSLIVSAPNQPGAVHTMLQPFADFGVSMTKLESRPSRAGLWEYVFFIDIEGHQEDNGVRAALAELANRAAFIKQIGSYPVAVL
- a CDS encoding acetylornithine/succinyldiaminopimelate transaminase, with protein sequence MNNYLTPNFSFAPMVPDRGVGSRVWDTEGREYLDLAGGIAVNALGHAHPALIEALTTQAHKLWHVSNIYTTEPAQALAQALVEHTFADKVFFANSGAEANEAAFKLARKYAFDHFGPEKNEIIACVNGFHGRTLFTVSVGGQPKYQEGFAPLPGGIKHIDFNDVAALKAAVSSKTCAIVIEPIQGESGVLPASQAFMQAARDLCDEHNALLVLDEVQTGMGRTGALYAYEAYGIMPDILSTAKALGSGFPLAAMLTTDKVAPSLSAGSHGTTFGGNPLACAVGLAAFHIINSQATMANVAKQSEALMADLRAIGSDTGVFSEVRGQGLLIGCVLSEAYAARLGDISQAALAQGLMVLKAGSNVLRLAPSLLLTDEDRIEAMKRLRAAIQQLLAV
- a CDS encoding D-alanyl-D-alanine carboxypeptidase family protein, producing the protein MTRSLLQYSTKVCSTLLLGLSLSLSVPALADTTDDDLDLLGQFLEKNFEANPSTDRIAELLDPNYSSNSAISNLALHSRAALVMNSKTGEVLYEKNATQVMPIASISKLVTSLVFLDAKVDMNTPITITDAEIDRVKGTSSRLAIGTTLPRSELLHLALMSSENRASHALARTTFDGGLPEFIQKMNQKVRSLGMYNTVFYDPTGLDKRNVSTAADLALLVKHAYNYPAIRFNSTDTKGVVQAANGRTLNYANSNALVREGVWKIDLQKTGYIRESGRGMVLHANVSNQPLIIVLLNSSTSATRVTDAKAIQSWVSQQKSL
- a CDS encoding pirin family protein, with the protein product MNMNRHIRTVLTAQPAEDGAGVKLQRVFSSQAYVHTNPFVMLDEFGSDVANDYIAGFPAHPHRGFDTITFMLNGSMTHEDSTGNKGVITDHGVQWMRTGRGIVHSKMPAQTEGQMRGMQFWLNVPKVDKTLAPDYVGYTTEHTQTTAGNSVRVIAGEFAGQKTPFTPTHTRPGMYFVQFDHATTERFTLPEHDTALVYVLSGEVRIGEHTLKAQRLGVLSSGTELTLEASPNAEVMVFHGARIDEPMVQYGPFVMNTEAEIYQAFEDFQAGRFN
- a CDS encoding cyclase family protein, whose translation is MQRILNRTLLALCLAGSLNAYAHPPSPTHASAGAQQVGVSPWGPQDELGRLNLITAESRARIMSQVDARKVYDLATDYYLGMPSWQAAGDPHYQFWMTHTPRGTVVDDPMGVGSDMNQTRSYTGTAFSMYSHTGTHIDALNHFGIGGKIYNGFSADEHLGDRGWKVTGIEKFPPLVARGVLIDVAASKGLKMLPDEYRITRKDIQAALKKQGVSLKTGDIVLIRTGRMSLYDNPQAYMNKPPGMGLDAARYLVEEGGAMILGADNLSFEAFPSEMADDYVPLHTYLLAQQGVPIIELVDLDELAKDGVYEFAFVGGPLKIRGGDAAPLRPIAMPLKQ